Part of the Micromonospora rhizosphaerae genome is shown below.
AGGTAGCCGTGCCGCCAGTTCGTCTCGTGCTCCGCCGAGCGCGCACCGACGGGGTCGACGGCGCGCAGCGCGTCGGCGACGACCGCGCGGCCGAGCGACGTCGTGCTGCGCCCTCCGCCGGACTCGGGAAACACCACCCCGGTCGGTCCCTCCACGGTCATCGCCCTCCTCGCCGAGCCGTACCGGCCACTCTGCCCCATCTCGAGCAGAGCCGCGAGTGCCGGTCGGCCGCTCGTGGCCTTGCCGACCCCGCGCTGCCGCCCGCCACCAGCGGTGGCAGGATCGGCGGCGTCTCGTCGACGATCGGAAGGAAGCCATGCGCTACCGCACCCTCGGCGCCACCGGAACGGTGGTGTCGAACCTCTGTCTGGGCACGATGACCTTTGGCGCGGAGACCGACGAGGCGGGCAGCTTCGCCCAGCTCGACCGGTTCGTCGAGGCCGGTGGCACCTTCATCGACACCGCCGACGTCTACTCCGCCGGCGGGTCGGAGGAGATCGTCGGACGCTGGCTGCGCGACCGGCCCGGCATGCGGGACCGGGTGGTGATCGCCACCAAGGGGCGGTTCCCGATGGGGCCCGGGGCCAACGACGCCGGGCTGTCCCGGGTGCACCTCACCCGCGCCCTCGACGCCAGCCTGCGGCGGCTCGGCGTCGAGGCGGTCGACCTCTACCAGGCGCACGCCTGGGATCCGCTGACGCCGCTGCCGGAGACGCTGCGCTTCTTCGACGACGCGGTCCGCGCCGGCAAGATCCGCTACGCCGGCGTGAGCAACTTCACCGGCTGGCAGCTGCAGAAGGCCGCCCTGTTGAGCCAGCACCTCAACCTCACCCCGATCGTGACCCTGCAGCCGCAGTACAACCTGCTGGTCCGTGAGATCGAGTTCGAGATCGTGCCGGTCTGCGAGAACGAGGGCATCGGCATCCTGCCCTGGTCGCCGCTGGGTGGGGGCTGGTTGACCGGCAAGTACCGGCGGGACACCCCACCGACCGGGGCCACCCGGCTCGGCGAGGACCCGGAGCGGGGCGTCGAGGCGTACGCCGGGCGCAACGCGCAGGAGCGCACCTGGCGGGTGCTCGACGCGGTACGTCAGGTGGCCGAGCAGCGGGGCGTGTCCATGTCCGCGGTGGCGCTGGCCTGGCTGGCGGACCGGCCGGCGGTCACCTCGGTGATCCTCGGCGCCCGGACCACCGAGCAGCTCGACGACAACCTCACCGCCGCCAATTTGAGCCTGGACGCCGAGCAGACCCGGCTGCTGGACGAGGCGAGCGCCCCACTGGTGGCCGACTACCCGTACGGCGGCGCGGGCGTGCGGCAACGTTCCCGCGAGCTGCCCCGCGGTTGACAACCGGACGGGTGCCCGCCCCGGTCACAGGTCGCCGGCGAGGCGTGCGTGCAGGTGCATGTCGTGCCAGCCGTCGGCGTGGCGGCCCTCGCGTCGTTTGGTGCCCTCCGCGGCGAAGCCGGCGTACCCCGCCACCCGGCAGGAGGCGACGTTCGCGGTGGAGTGGCACAGCTCGGCGCGGTGCAGCTTGAGCGTGTCGAAGCACCAGGCAGCCAGCGCGGTGAGCGCGCGCGTGGCGACGCGACGACCGCGTGCGTCCGGCAGCACCCAGTACGACACCTCGGCCA
Proteins encoded:
- a CDS encoding aldo/keto reductase gives rise to the protein MRYRTLGATGTVVSNLCLGTMTFGAETDEAGSFAQLDRFVEAGGTFIDTADVYSAGGSEEIVGRWLRDRPGMRDRVVIATKGRFPMGPGANDAGLSRVHLTRALDASLRRLGVEAVDLYQAHAWDPLTPLPETLRFFDDAVRAGKIRYAGVSNFTGWQLQKAALLSQHLNLTPIVTLQPQYNLLVREIEFEIVPVCENEGIGILPWSPLGGGWLTGKYRRDTPPTGATRLGEDPERGVEAYAGRNAQERTWRVLDAVRQVAEQRGVSMSAVALAWLADRPAVTSVILGARTTEQLDDNLTAANLSLDAEQTRLLDEASAPLVADYPYGGAGVRQRSRELPRG